A single genomic interval of Brevibacillus brevis harbors:
- a CDS encoding SDR family NAD(P)-dependent oxidoreductase, with product MDEDVIHSKIAIIGMACRVPDADTPLAFWRNIVNGVESIKTFTDEELRDAGIPVNLLNDPQYVKRGAILKDTEYFDAGFFRYSEKDAEITDPQHRVFLECAWEALEDASCVQDIEQQVVGVYASSCISSYFLRLYSDPELVQRLGHVQIGIGNEKDFLASKVSFKLGLRGPSVNVQTACSSSLVAVHLASQSLLNGECDIALAGGVTIRSEQTGGYVFQKEGMVSPDGHCRVFDTDSAGTVFGNGIGIVVLKRLADAIRDRDNIQAVICGTAVNNDGDEKIGYTAPSPIGQAQVIHEALTVANVSPREISYIETHGTGTELGDAVEIKALKEVFQAEATQPQFCAIGSVKPNIGHLDTAAGIIGLIKTTLALKHQVIPPCINHEQPNPKLSFEQSPFYVNTKPRLWKEVSHSPKGGVSSFGIGGTNAHVILEEAPSFPSDASFRQQHLLLFSAKTEKALENACKKMAQFFREHPRLPLADVSYSLQTGRVHFPYRKMVVCSSVAEAVHSLETGRGDVSKSEKEELRTGLLFSPQSQAILKIGYELYRTEKGFACIIDGYLHAWTTSGTVDVPSIESILKGCGLDHHEDKLDSMYVEMSQFIYQCALADFMVSLGIKPHVAIAEGTGIFSAVYHAKLLSMNDLVRIIVLKHKWLHSAKEQQSRMEEELAFVLRTIRVGGNDLEVISSGSPITNELIRDTDFWLYNMQQISVTSSMENYLMERDIPLLIEMGMKHRDWSECEPLPVIQLLRSQEMTESTEWYFHNSLGEIWKQGGSIHWKELYSGENRNRLSLPTYAFDRDKYWFEKKDRATQQHAIRKNELENWLYRPVWKQHNGSGRTRMDDQSDSYLIFTDTSGIGEGVKQALLAKGKRVCTVKAGRSFFKLAPHEYEIHPEETEQYLTLLREVFQPGQVWKIVHMWSLLDEPSFFEKDVSQHVQTPTFYSLLHMGKSFGMLDPQQPIQLFVIASASQSIIGNEALSPYYATAFGAVQVIPQEFGNVHSAYLEISAEEFQKQKQIGMKLLVEELVKQDPEKMMAIRYRHKWVRTYEPIRLDLPVASDRKARGVHLVLGGLGGIGLTAASALAHQGPATIILTGRTQFPREEHWQEYLANSPDSDPTHQKIREVMQLKALGAQVHLYQVDVSDEAQMKALLEEIDERFERIDGVIFSAGRVVSDFFQHSIAHINRSMCEAEFSVKIRGILILEKLIRDREIAYCMVNSSLSSILGGIGLVAYTAANQFMDSFVQKMNQEQSQTRWMSVGWDAWNFSVSDSGNRTAASERMEQLITPAEGRQIFAYLFSLIHHEEHVIVSTTDLEPRLALWVNRPRYKGERLKSQGRKELSMEMLLQETIQDYIGNTKMGLDDNFFDAGITSMDIVGINDILQKTMDKPVLISSWFEYPTIRKLAGYLKGQDKGMEANDLGFDRSEIVHKGIDKLKMLRKKGKEVRNG from the coding sequence ATGGATGAAGATGTAATCCATTCAAAAATTGCCATCATTGGCATGGCCTGCCGTGTTCCCGATGCCGATACCCCTTTGGCTTTTTGGCGAAATATCGTCAACGGTGTGGAATCCATCAAGACGTTTACAGATGAGGAGTTAAGGGATGCAGGTATTCCGGTCAATCTCCTCAACGACCCTCAATATGTAAAGAGAGGAGCTATCCTCAAAGATACAGAGTATTTCGATGCAGGCTTTTTCCGTTATTCAGAAAAGGATGCAGAGATTACCGACCCGCAGCACCGTGTCTTTCTCGAATGTGCCTGGGAGGCGCTAGAAGATGCTAGCTGTGTGCAGGACATAGAGCAGCAAGTGGTAGGAGTTTACGCCAGCTCTTGCATCAGTAGCTATTTTTTGCGTCTTTATTCAGATCCGGAACTTGTGCAAAGACTGGGGCACGTGCAAATCGGCATTGGCAATGAAAAAGATTTTTTGGCATCCAAAGTTTCGTTTAAATTGGGTTTGCGTGGGCCTTCCGTCAACGTGCAAACGGCATGCTCCTCCTCCTTGGTCGCAGTCCATTTAGCTAGTCAAAGTCTATTGAATGGCGAGTGTGACATTGCATTGGCAGGGGGCGTGACGATCCGAAGTGAGCAAACAGGAGGGTATGTCTTCCAAAAAGAAGGCATGGTCTCCCCAGATGGTCATTGTCGTGTCTTTGATACAGATTCCGCAGGCACTGTTTTTGGAAATGGGATCGGGATTGTTGTTTTGAAGCGCTTGGCGGATGCCATTCGTGATCGCGACAACATACAGGCTGTCATCTGCGGTACTGCCGTCAATAATGACGGAGATGAAAAGATTGGGTATACTGCGCCGAGTCCAATCGGACAAGCGCAAGTCATTCATGAGGCGCTGACGGTTGCCAACGTCTCTCCACGTGAAATCAGTTACATTGAAACGCATGGAACTGGGACTGAACTGGGTGACGCAGTTGAAATAAAGGCGCTTAAAGAAGTATTTCAAGCAGAAGCAACCCAGCCCCAATTTTGCGCCATCGGGTCTGTCAAACCCAATATCGGCCACTTGGATACCGCAGCAGGCATCATTGGCTTGATCAAAACGACTCTTGCCTTGAAGCATCAAGTGATTCCGCCTTGCATTAACCATGAGCAGCCGAATCCCAAGCTGTCATTCGAGCAAAGTCCGTTCTATGTGAACACAAAGCCTCGTTTATGGAAAGAAGTGAGCCATTCCCCAAAGGGAGGCGTTAGTTCTTTTGGAATTGGAGGGACAAATGCCCACGTAATTTTGGAAGAGGCTCCTTCCTTTCCTTCAGATGCTTCTTTTAGACAGCAGCATCTCTTATTGTTTTCAGCTAAAACGGAGAAGGCATTAGAGAATGCTTGCAAGAAAATGGCGCAATTTTTCCGTGAGCATCCCCGACTTCCCCTTGCGGATGTGTCCTATTCATTGCAAACCGGGCGTGTTCATTTTCCTTATCGAAAAATGGTAGTTTGCTCTTCAGTCGCAGAAGCTGTTCACTCGCTTGAAACAGGGAGGGGCGACGTATCCAAAAGTGAAAAAGAAGAGCTGCGTACTGGGCTTCTGTTTTCGCCGCAAAGTCAAGCGATTCTCAAAATTGGGTACGAGCTGTACCGGACTGAAAAGGGCTTTGCCTGTATCATTGATGGCTATCTCCATGCCTGGACAACATCAGGAACAGTTGATGTACCCAGCATCGAGAGCATCTTGAAGGGATGTGGGCTTGATCATCATGAGGACAAGCTAGACTCTATGTATGTGGAAATGAGTCAGTTCATTTACCAATGCGCATTGGCTGACTTTATGGTTTCTCTCGGAATCAAACCTCATGTGGCGATTGCGGAGGGGACAGGCATATTCTCCGCTGTCTATCATGCGAAGCTATTATCTATGAATGATCTGGTTAGAATCATTGTTCTAAAACACAAGTGGCTTCATTCTGCAAAGGAACAACAAAGCCGGATGGAAGAAGAACTCGCTTTTGTATTACGGACGATAAGAGTGGGGGGGAATGATCTGGAGGTTATATCCAGCGGATCTCCCATCACGAACGAGCTGATTCGTGACACAGATTTTTGGTTGTACAACATGCAACAAATCTCTGTTACATCCTCAATGGAGAACTACCTCATGGAGAGGGACATTCCCCTTCTAATTGAGATGGGGATGAAGCATCGGGATTGGTCTGAATGCGAACCTCTACCTGTCATCCAACTGTTGCGTTCGCAAGAAATGACGGAATCGACAGAATGGTATTTTCATAACAGTCTAGGGGAGATATGGAAGCAAGGGGGCTCCATTCATTGGAAAGAACTGTATTCTGGCGAGAACAGAAACCGTCTGTCCCTCCCCACCTATGCCTTTGACAGAGACAAGTATTGGTTTGAGAAGAAAGATCGAGCGACACAACAACATGCCATTCGTAAAAATGAGCTGGAGAATTGGTTGTATCGTCCCGTATGGAAACAGCACAACGGATCGGGCCGTACACGTATGGACGACCAGTCTGATTCCTATTTAATCTTTACTGATACTAGCGGAATAGGAGAAGGAGTTAAGCAAGCCCTGTTAGCAAAAGGAAAACGGGTGTGTACCGTAAAAGCTGGCCGTTCATTTTTCAAGCTGGCTCCACATGAGTACGAGATTCATCCGGAAGAGACCGAGCAGTATCTCACGTTGTTACGAGAAGTTTTTCAACCGGGACAGGTCTGGAAAATCGTTCACATGTGGAGTCTTTTAGATGAGCCCTCGTTTTTTGAAAAGGATGTCTCCCAGCATGTACAGACGCCTACTTTTTACAGCTTATTGCACATGGGCAAATCTTTTGGGATGCTTGATCCTCAGCAGCCGATTCAGTTATTTGTTATCGCATCTGCGTCTCAGTCCATTATTGGGAACGAAGCTTTGTCGCCGTATTATGCTACTGCCTTCGGAGCTGTCCAGGTCATACCACAAGAATTTGGAAATGTCCATTCCGCATATTTGGAAATTTCGGCGGAAGAGTTCCAGAAGCAGAAACAGATCGGCATGAAATTGCTCGTTGAGGAGCTGGTCAAACAAGACCCGGAAAAAATGATGGCCATCCGCTACCGTCACAAATGGGTACGAACGTACGAACCCATTCGCTTAGATCTGCCCGTTGCTTCTGATCGTAAAGCTAGAGGGGTGCATCTGGTTTTAGGAGGTTTGGGCGGGATTGGATTGACAGCAGCAAGCGCGCTGGCTCATCAGGGTCCAGCTACAATTATTTTGACTGGACGCACACAGTTCCCTCGGGAAGAACACTGGCAGGAGTATCTGGCCAACTCTCCTGACAGCGATCCTACCCATCAGAAAATTCGCGAAGTCATGCAACTGAAAGCACTGGGCGCACAGGTTCATCTGTATCAGGTAGATGTAAGCGATGAAGCACAAATGAAGGCCCTATTGGAAGAGATCGACGAGAGGTTTGAACGGATTGACGGTGTTATCTTCTCAGCGGGCAGAGTCGTAAGCGATTTCTTCCAGCACTCGATTGCCCATATCAATCGGAGCATGTGTGAAGCAGAGTTTTCTGTGAAAATAAGAGGTATCCTCATTCTTGAAAAGCTCATTAGAGATAGAGAGATTGCGTATTGCATGGTGAACTCTTCCCTCTCTTCGATTCTCGGTGGGATTGGACTGGTTGCCTATACGGCGGCCAACCAATTCATGGATAGTTTTGTCCAAAAGATGAATCAAGAGCAGAGTCAAACCAGATGGATGTCCGTCGGCTGGGATGCTTGGAACTTCTCGGTTTCTGATTCAGGCAACCGTACAGCTGCGAGTGAACGTATGGAACAACTGATCACTCCCGCAGAAGGTAGACAAATTTTTGCTTATTTGTTCTCTCTCATCCATCATGAAGAGCATGTCATTGTTTCCACAACAGACCTGGAGCCAAGGCTCGCCCTCTGGGTCAACCGGCCCCGATACAAAGGGGAACGGCTTAAGAGTCAAGGGCGGAAAGAGTTGTCCATGGAGATGTTGCTTCAAGAAACGATTCAAGATTACATTGGGAATACGAAAATGGGCCTGGACGACAATTTCTTTGATGCAGGAATCACTTCGATGGATATTGTGGGGATCAATGATATCCTCCAGAAGACCATGGATAAGCCCGTTCTGATTTCTTCTTGGTTTGAATATCCGACCATTCGCAAGCTGGCCGGGTATTTGAAAGGGCAAGACAAGGGAATGGAAGCAAACGATCTCGGCTTTGATCGCTCCGAGATAGTCCATAAAGGGATCGATAAATTAAAAATGCTGCGAAAAAAGGGGAAGGAGGTTCGAAATGGCTGA
- a CDS encoding HAD family hydrolase — protein MQKSVVFDFDGVIIDSLEVQRKAFFDSFQLVSNGPLPSFEEFLGHSGDSIPNIFSKMNLPLSMVEHYRRIASSNIHLIEIVEGMEEILRFIQNEGWKCGLCTGKDRKRTIHILKEFELIDYFDTVVCSDDVTHPKPHPESLLLAIEQLHSNVEHSVFVGDGKNDLICAREAEVKSIAVAWGHNSVEVLQQESPSYFAYSVDELRHALQTLFQHPRVSL, from the coding sequence ATGCAAAAAAGTGTCGTGTTTGACTTCGATGGAGTGATTATTGATTCGCTAGAAGTACAGCGTAAGGCATTCTTTGATAGCTTTCAGCTCGTTTCCAATGGTCCGCTTCCCTCTTTTGAGGAGTTTCTGGGGCACAGTGGGGATTCCATTCCCAACATTTTCAGTAAAATGAACCTGCCACTTAGCATGGTTGAACATTATCGGAGAATAGCTAGCTCCAATATCCACCTGATTGAGATTGTAGAGGGGATGGAGGAGATTTTGCGCTTCATCCAAAACGAAGGATGGAAATGCGGATTATGTACGGGAAAAGATCGGAAGCGAACCATCCACATCCTGAAAGAATTCGAGCTGATTGATTATTTTGACACAGTGGTCTGTTCGGATGATGTAACCCATCCGAAGCCGCATCCGGAAAGCCTTCTGCTCGCCATCGAGCAACTGCACTCCAATGTTGAACACTCTGTATTTGTTGGAGACGGAAAAAACGATCTCATTTGTGCCAGAGAGGCGGAGGTCAAAAGCATTGCGGTCGCATGGGGCCATAATTCGGTAGAAGTGCTCCAGCAAGAATCGCCTAGCTATTTTGCCTATAGCGTCGATGAACTCAGACATGCGTTGCAAACCCTTTTTCAGCATCCAAGAGTTTCATTATGA